In Pangasianodon hypophthalmus isolate fPanHyp1 chromosome 3, fPanHyp1.pri, whole genome shotgun sequence, a single genomic region encodes these proteins:
- the rnaset2 gene encoding ribonuclease T2, whose protein sequence is MKSHAIILCLGYVLLTSAQSSAKKEWTKLILTHHWPQTFCSMEQCTSNFSYWTLHGLWPNTGIECNVSWHFNASLIEDLLPEMKTFWPNLLKPESIVFWKHEWTKHGTCAAKAEALDTQHKYFSKALELYHKLDLDGVLKKSNIVPSENYYKLADVEGSISNSYGVTPKIQCVSHTKESEFQTLGQIEICFDRQFQLLDCENSMGELQSRDNEILPYVSNDHPGFSVCDASVPVYYPPLQTPRFL, encoded by the exons ATGAAGTCACATGCCATCATCCTGTGTCTTGGATATGTCCTCCTGACATCAGCCCAAAGCAGTGCTAA GAAAGAATGGACCAAACTCATCCTGACTCACCACTGGCCACAAACGTTTTGCAGT ATGGAACAATGCACTTCAAACTTTAGTTACTGGACCCTGCATGGATTATG GCCTAACACTGGTATTGAATGCAACGTATCCTGGCATTTCAATGCAAGTTTGATTGAG GACCTTCTACCAGAAATGAAGACATTTTGGCCAAATCTTCTTAAACCTGAATCTATAGTGTTCTG GAAGCATGAATGGACAAAGCATGGGACATGTGCTGCTAAAGCAGAGGCCTTGGACACTCAGCACAAATACTTCAGCAAAGCCCTAGAGCTTTACCACAAGCTGGACCTTGATGG CGTTTTAAAGAAGAGCAATATCGTTCCCTCTGAAAACTACTACAAG CTAGCAGATGTGGAAGGAAGCATCAGCAATTCATATGGAGTAACCCCAAAAATTCAGTGTGTTTCCCACACAAAG gaaaGTGAGTTCCAGACCTTGGGCCAGATAGAGATCTGTTTTGACAGGCAGTTTCAGCTTCTCGACTGTGAAAACAGCATGGGTGAGCTTCAGAGTCGAGACAACGAAATTCTACCGTATGTCTCCAATGACCACCCAggattcagtgtgtgtgatgcctcTGTGCCAGTCTACTACCCTCCACTGCAGACGCCACGCTTTCTTTAA